One part of the Huiozyma naganishii CBS 8797 chromosome 13, complete genome genome encodes these proteins:
- the SET5 gene encoding S-adenosylmethionine-dependent methyltransferase (similar to Saccharomyces cerevisiae SET5 (YHR207C); ancestral locus Anc_4.386) — translation MPMRIKVLSLNDSEDLQSQDGSRPTTQMVCDDVVLLWKEEPGLEYCHMGELFERVSQRHPEWELTKEGLEELLADQNLRVFNEEDIDVYGEEIETPSLDSIRLDDKNALGNQLEIKDTPHMGRGLFSLKDFNAGDLLIKDLEPICLIPPMEKLTLMQNGKACSLCGQSIANINSHFIVINGLDCNDCQAVWCSKKCKLKDIIHAPLTHNKGKNKLVNGGNWRKFEKFCSDNVFVAAYSLGIMFSKYLLTKSKEAQTIKKKFDSLAFVSQRTRAQYSDSSNIGGTLDASDGVNTTADPEPKWKEGYQLFIDTFPSLKEEVDYERFLEYIGRFNLNAIAEQLYYIPSFINHNCEPNVRFEKDSRLHINFYARKDIKKGEQIFMTYCNPLHEVNLRRRELRVNYGFLCFCDRCRKEVKTIKRTNKAVAENKLHVVERLPDSHRRKSSLRSKRPDLEELMRNGKEFELEIPDVIGSGKRRTSVRFDTTVSLAFEE, via the coding sequence ATGCCGATGCGAATCAAAGTTCTGTCTCTGAACGATTCGGAGGATTTGCAGTCACAGGATGGCTCGCGACCAACGACCCAAATGGTATGCGATGACGTCGTACTACTCTGGAAGGAGGAACCTGGTTTGGAATACTGTCACATGGGAGAGCTCTTTGAGAGAGTCTCGCAACGGCATCCTGAATGGGAGCTGACGAAGGAGGGACTGGAGGAACTTTTGGCTGATCAAAATCTCCGCGTGTTCAATGAGGAAGATATTGACGTATACGGCGAGGAAATAGAAACACCCTCGCTTGATTCCATTCGGTTAGATGACAAAAATGCTCTTGGTAATCAGCTAGAAATTAAGGATACTCCGCATATGGGTAGAGGCctgttttctttgaaagattttAATGCTGGCGACTTGCTTATCAAAGATCTGGAACCTATATGTCTCATACCCCCGATGGAAAAATTGACTTTGATGCAAAATGGGAAAGCGTGTTCCTTATGCGGGCAATCGATCGCTAATATCAACTCACATTTCATAGTAATTAATGGGCTTGATTGTAATGACTGCCAAGCGGTTTGGTGCTCTAAGAAATGCAAACTCAAAGATATCATTCATGCTCCCTTAACGCACAACAAGGGTAAAAACAAGTTGGTCAATGGTGGGAACTGGCGgaaatttgaaaagttttgctCCGACAATGTCTTCGTTGCAGCGTATTCACTGGGAATTATGTTCAGCAAATATCTACTAACCAAATCGAAGGAGGCGCAAACaatcaaaaagaaattcgACTCCCTTGCATTTGTATCACAAAGAACCAGAGCACAGTATAGTGACTCTAGCAACATTGGCGGTACGCTTGATGCGTCGGATGGGGTCAACACTACTGCTGATCCGGAACCCAAATGGAAAGAAGGTTACCAACTTTTTATTGAcacttttccttctttgaaagaagaggTGGACTACGAAAGGTTCCTTGAATATATTGGCAGGTTCAATCTGAATGCTATTGCTGAGCAGTTATATTATATTCCGTCCTTCATCAACCATAATTGCGAGCCAAATGTcagatttgaaaaggaTTCTAGACTGCATATAAACTTCTACGCCCGAAAAGATATCAAAAAGGGTGAACAGATCTTTATGACATATTGTAATCCGTTGCATGAAGTAAATCtacgaagaagagaactGAGAGTTAATTATGGGTTCTTGTGTTTCTGCGATCGTTGCAGAAAGGAGGTGAAGACTATCAAGAGGACAAATAAGGCTGTTGCAGAGAATAAACTCCATGTGGTAGAAAGGCTTCCGGATTCTCACAGAAGGAAATCCTCTCTGCGTAGTAAAAGGCCAGATTTGGAGGAGCTAATGAGAAACGGCAAAGAATTTGAATTAGAAATACCTGACGTGATTGGATCGGGCAAGCGTAGAACCTCTGTGAGGTTTGACACAACCGTTTCACTTGCTTTTGAGGAATAA
- the SKN7 gene encoding kinase-regulated stress-responsive transcription factor SKN7 (similar to Saccharomyces cerevisiae SKN7 (YHR206W) and HMS2 (YJR147W); ancestral locus Anc_4.385), with protein MSPELPTRNLAAPSSHAASLGNPLVKSEMSRYSSTMQGSDVQQQQQQQIHMQNRIPVAGGSMTAQQLASSNRPPSNEFVRKLFKILESNIYSNIVRWTEEGDSFVVLDTGKFTTQILPNHFKHSNFASFVRQLNKYDFHKVKRKMDDKQKPKFGELSWEFKHPAFQIHNEKALDNIKRKMAASKKMDESSFTGRMQGTGGENSTGTTISKDVFNNLKKRVEGLEKELFASKNETLGIKIEVQKMNSKYNALLESLITFKTVNENLMSSFNQLCSSLSNNAINIPQHIYQSAPGTKDGNLTAPVFKSHQGSPNNNEPNHAQSLINNPLPLIGTPSNDILLPLQTSESRNNGVETSSNRSNNNSNTTPGSNDANVADLKQIPNEFNAQVPQQGLDLNNVELRKGFHVLLVEDDAISIQLCSKFLRKYGCTVQVVTDGLSAITTLENSRYDLVLMDIVMPNLDGATATSIIRSFDNQTPIIAMTGNIDDGDLITYLQHGMNDILAKPFTRDDLHSMLIRYLKDRTPLCEQKRQLASESNVNHQQPNQPAAPQQHQHQQQQQLPQYQNEHTHPSLNQLSSQQNGPQNSPNTQLPQNQSSNLPMDRDFEDDNHISKKPRV; from the coding sequence ATGTCGCCAGAGTTACCGACGCGAAATTTGGCTGCCCCCAGCAGCCATGCTGCGTCGCTGGGCAATCCGTTGGTGAAAAGTGAGATGTCCAGGTATTCCTCGACGATGCAGGGTTCAGACgtgcagcaacaacaacagcagcagataCATATGCAGAATCGAATACCGGTTGCTGGTGGGTCTATGACTGCTCAGCAGCTTGCGTCGTCGAATAGACCGCCATCAAACGAGTTTGTTCgcaaactgttcaaaatcttgGAAAGTAACATATATTCCAATATAGTCCGCTGGACTGAAGAGGGGGATAGCTTTGTAGTGTTAGACACGGGGAAGTTCACAACACAGATATTACCAAACCATTTCAAACACTCGAATTTTGCCAGTTTTGTCAGACAACTGAACAAATATGACTTCCACAAagtgaagaggaagatggaCGACAAACAGAAGCCGAAGTTTGGAGAGCTCAGTTGGGAATTCAAACACCCGGCGTTCCAGATACACAACGAGAAGGCCCTCGATAACATCAAGAGAAAAATGGCTGCGTCCAAGAAAATGGACGAGAGCTCCTTCACGGGTCGGATGCAAGGTACCGGTGGGGAGAACTCAACGGGCACGACTATTAGTAAGGACGTTttcaacaacttgaagaaaagagtCGAGGGCTTGGAGAAGGAACTTTTCGCttccaaaaatgaaacACTAGGAATTAAAATCGAGGTCCAAAAGATGAACTCTAAATATAACGCCCTGTTAGAGAGTCTGATAACATTCAAAACGGTAAACGAAAATCTAATGAGCAGCTTCAATCAGCTTTGCTCGTCACTGTCAAATAACGCAATCAACATTCCTCAGCATATCTACCAGAGCGCCCCGGGGACGAAGGATGGGAACTTGACGGCTCCGGTATTCAAAAGCCACCAGGGCTCGCCGAACAACAACGAACCAAATCATGCACAGTCCTTGATAAATAACCCATTACCTCTCATCGGAACGCCAAGCAACGACATATTGCTCCCCCTACAGACATCCGAATCGCGAAATAACGGAGTGGAAACGTCGAGTAATCGAAGCAATAACAATTCGAATACAACTCCAGGGAGCAATGATGCCAACGTGGCGGACCTGAAACAAATCCCGAACGAATTTAATGCTCAGGTGCCGCAACAGGGGTTGGATCTGAACAACGTTGAGTTGCGGAAGGGGTTCCATGTGCTACTAGTAGAAGACGACGCAATCTCAATCCAGTTATGCTCGAAATTTTTGAGGAAATACGGTTGTACTGTGCAGGTCGTCACAGACGGGTTGTCGGCCATCACCACTTTGGAGAACTCAAGGTACGATTTGGTTCTTATGGACATTGTCATGCCCAACCTCGACGGGGCCACAGCAACATCCATAATTAGAAGCTTCGACAACCAAACACCAATCATTGCCATGACCGGGAACATTGATGATGGTGATCTTATAACTTACTTGCAACATGGTATGAATGATATCCTGGCAAAACCATTTACGAGGGATGACCTGCATTCAATGCTGATCAGATACTTGAAGGACCGAACGCCCTTGTGTGAACAGAAACGTCAACTCGCCTCTGAATCGAATGTAAATCATCAGCAGCCAAATCAGCCAGCTGCcccacaacaacatcaacatcaacaacagcaacagctACCACAATACCAAAATGAGCACACCCATCCCTCTCTAAACCAATTGAGTTCACAACAGAATGGCCCACAAAATTCGCCGAATACTCAATTGCCACAAAACCAATCATCTAACTTACCTATGGATAGGGATTTTGAGGACGATAACCACATATCGAAGAAACCGCGCGTGTAA
- the SCH9 gene encoding serine/threonine protein kinase SCH9 (similar to Saccharomyces cerevisiae SCH9 (YHR205W); ancestral locus Anc_4.384), with amino-acid sequence MNFFGNNKHPQSTGNPAGDAQGHNGFLPKFASQTATPTIAISSHSYAMGTTGVTTENVISQMKLMNDDDGNYDGSGNAGQHQAPSTQQQPGAASQQQYEYRDTVRSDPMGQQNPAIVITGQNNGSDQAKQNYSAKESLVHVSNSYRNNKTLSHRDATISQGDCTDVATRGLSTAAAGPTSGIPRGKLEVTIIQGKNILTKNATSQPYVVCTFESSEFISEGPKSFDKKPSERQPNDDQTHTTTPSSNWGGSQLPAIKENLIKKSLYTHRSSSQLNQMIDDNSTGDDNTLESGHDNSNPIWHHKTTFDVLGAHSELDISVYDAAHDDMFLGQIRLYPDTKSQQNSTHNQWYKLQHRVADEKIDGEVLIKWHYHTTKKRNYGPEDFEVLRLLGKGTFGQVYQVKKKDTKRIYAMKVLSKKVIVKKNEIAHTIGERNILVITATKSSHFMVGLKFSFQTPSDLYLVTDYMSGGELFWHLQKEGRFSEDRAKFYIAELVLALEYLHDNDIVYRDLKPENILLDANGNIALCDFGLSKADLKDRTNTFCGTTEYLAPELLLDETGYTKMVDFWSLGVLIFEMCCGWSPFFAEDNQKMYQKIAFGKVKFPRDVLSAEGRSFVKGLLNRNPKHRLGAIDDGRELRAHPFFADVNWEALKQKKVPPPFKPHLNSETDTSNFDPEFTQTSTSYMNKQPIAATPLSPAMQARFAGFTFVDESAMDEHYNNTYNNRKFLHNSYFMEPGSFIPGNPNLPPDEDVIEDHEEDDEFNKKNCSDNEDMDYDGDQHMDDEFVSGRFEI; translated from the coding sequence atgaatttttttgggaACAATAAACACCCTCAGTCGACGGGGAACCCTGCGGGCGATGCCCAGGGGCATAACGGGTTTTTGCCTAAGTTTGCCTCTCAGACGGCAACTCCAACCATCGCCATCAGTTCGCATTCATACGCTATGGGGACTACAGGTGTCACCACCGAGAACGTAATCTCTCAAATGAAGCTTATGAATGACGATGACGGCAACTACGACGGTTCTGGTAACGCGGGGCAACACCAGGCACCATcaacacaacaacaaccagGTGCAGCGTCTCAGCAGCAATATGAATACCGTGACACCGTGAGGAGTGACCCGATGGGGCAACAGAACCCAGCAATAGTGATAACGGGCCAGAACAATGGGAGTGACCAAGCGAAACAAAACTACTCGGCAAAGGAATCCCTCGTGCACGTCTCGAACAGTTACAGGAATAACAAAACGTTGAGCCATCGCGATGCAACTATATCTCAGGGCGATTGTACGGACGTCGCCACAAGAGGACTCTCCACTGCAGCTGCTGGTCCTACCAGCGGGATACCAAGGGGGAAACTAGAAGTCACCATCATCCAAGGTAAGAACATACTTACCAAGAACGCAACGTCTCAACCTTACGTTGTTTGTACTTTTGAAAGTTCAGAATTCATTTCAGAGGGGCCCAAATCCTTTGATAAGAAACCTTCGGAGAGGCAACCCAACGACGACCAGACGCACACTACGACCCCATCTTCAAACTGGGGTGGATCGCAACTGCCCGCGATCAAGGAGAACCTGATAAAGAAGTCGCTATACACTCATAGATCTTCCTCCCAACTAAACCAAATGATAGACGATAACAGCACGGGCGACGACAACACTTTGGAGAGTGGCCACGATAATTCTAACCCGATATGGCATCACAAGACAACGTTTGATGTCCTGGGTGCACACTCGGAGCTGGATATTTCTGTTTACGATGCTGCACATGATGACATGTTTCTAGGCCAGATTCGGTTGTACCCAGACACAAAATCGCAGCAAAACTCTACACACAACCAGTGGTACAAACTACAACACCGTGTTGCCGATGAGAAAATTGACGGTGAAGTACTCATCAAATGGCATTACCACACcacgaagaagagaaactATGGTCCAGAAGACTTTGAAGTGTTAAGATTACTCGGGAAGGGGACCTTTGGCCAAGTTTATCAAGTTAAGAAGAAGGATACAAAGAGGATATACGCGATGAAGGTTCTTTCCAAGAAGGTCATCGTGAAAAAGAACGAGATTGCCCACACAATTGGCGAAAGAAACATCTTGGTAATCACTGCAACCAAGTCTTCTCACTTCATGGTGGGTCTCAAGTTTTCCTTCCAAACCCCTTCTGACCTGTATTTAGTGACCGACTACATGTCCGGCGGTGAGTTGTTTTGGCATCTACAGAAGGAGGGCCGGTTTTCTGAGGACAGAGCCAAATTTTACATTGCTGAATTGGTTCTCGCTTTGGAGTACCTCCATGACAACGATATCGTGTACCGGGACTTGAAACCAGAGAATATCCTATTGGACGCGAATGGGAACATTGCGCTGTGTGATTTTGGGTTGTCAAAGGCTGACTTGAAGGACCGCACCAACACGTTTTGTGGTACAACGGAGTATTTGGCCCCCGAGCTACTGTTAGACGAGACCGGGTACACCAAGATGGTTGACTTCTGGTCTCTCGGTGTGCTAATCTTCGAGATGTGCTGTGGGTGGTCCCCCTTCTTTGCGGAGGATAATCAAAAGATGTACCAGAAGATCGCGTTTGGTAAAGTGAAATTTCCAAGAGATGTTTTATCTGCGGAGGGCCGTTCCTTTGTTAAAGGTCTTTTGAACCGGAACCCAAAGCACAGACTTGGTGCGATCGATGACGGGAGGGAGCTAAGGGCCCACCCTTTCTTTGCGGACGTGAATTGGGAAGCTttgaagcagaagaaagtgcCTCCACCTTTCAAACCGCATTTGAACTCGGAGACGGACACGTCCAACTTCGACCCTGAATTTACTCAGACCTCAACCTCATACATGAACAAGCAACCGATTGCAGCGACTCCATTGTCGCCGGCGATGCAGGCACGGTTTGCCGGGTTCACCTTTGTCGACGAATCGGCGATGGACGAACATTACAACAACACTTACAACAACCGCAAGTTTTTGCACAACTCTTACTTCATGGAGCCTGGCTCGTTCATACCGGGGAACCCTAACCTCCCCCCGGACGAGGACGTCATCGAGGACcacgaggaggacgacgagttcaacaagaagaactgtTCTGACAACGAAGATATGGACTACGACGGTGACCAACACATGGACGACGAGTTTGTCAGTGGCCGGTTTGAAATATAG
- the MNL1 gene encoding alpha-1,2-mannosidase MNL1 (similar to Saccharomyces cerevisiae MNL1 (YHR204W); ancestral locus Anc_4.383) — protein sequence MVLRRLPITVVYVVVSLGAFVSANRSFSFTRSALKSRKDEVQKLIEFGIDSYLNFGYPYDEVRPISCVPNTRNYEDPDDLVKNDVLGNFTTTLIDSLSTVAVIGDRTRFHYMVNLLRETYLPNNMTFEIDSTVQVFETTIRIVGGLISAHLYATDSRKKVWLGDDYTDSFLLLMAKDMADRLLPAYLTETGLPVPRINLKKGIHGIPWEQITENNIAGMASPMLEFTLLSYLTGDDKYAQVTRYAFDKIWSMRSNLDLLPWSINPIDKTCYVTTTGIGASIDSFYEYALKGSVLFDDPQLYQIWHQSSNALRINSRSDWFYTNVNTATGYTNIEWIDSLSAFFPGLEVLSGDLDDARDKHLMFMKLWNNYGGIPERWTFQSGISGLTMGPEMCLPLEWYPLRPEFIESTYFLYRATKDPFYLNIGYKILHDFQTRFKQRCGFSGLQNIATGEMQDRMETFVIGETLKYLYLLFDEDNELHSTRDNAIFSTEAHPVWLTNEVKRNYREKHYFNDSLYLTHLEKCKSGERNDITRGNRNTENSLELVFRKEDPTLLRVVPTIGNCPNTVTHRDRGMSLPHSKLLSSYNRLFEIDHRYNDTLISPWYLQNEIAMELDPQFYEMWHDPRSSVSKPYPTTQSFDLIFDYEGPYVSPQRSVDGSIYHFTSFQGRRKFRLERLEVDKIDHYGGTRSALRYLETADTVDLHSGRCGNYAASLSPPFVYRVTVVDGFNVPPNGKAVLKRKDVLDRYSENQNNDPFPQNSDPQRMLGLGYNKKGQLLLNCIPLVNVYIQ from the coding sequence ATGGTATTAAGGCGACTGCCTATAACGGTTGTTTATGTTGTTGTATCATTAGGCGCCTTTGTGTCTGCGAATAGATCCTTTTCATTTACAAGATCAGCGCTGAAAAGCCGAAAAGATGAGGTACAGAAGTTAATTGAATTTGGGATAGACAGTTACCTAAATTTTGGCTACCCTTACGATGAAGTGAGACCTATTTCATGTGTGCCCAACACGAGAAACTATGAGGATCCTGATGATTTGGTCAAGAATGACGTCTTGGGTAATTTCACGACTACTTTAATAGACTCCTTGAGCACTGTCGCAGTTATTGGAGACAGGACGCGATTTCACTACATGGTCAATCTTCTCAGAGAGACTTACTTACCTAATAATATGacttttgaaattgacTCCACCGTTCAAGTGTTTGAAACAACCATAAGGATCGTTGGTGGGTTAATCTCAGCACACCTTTACGCCACAGATAGCAGGAAAAAGGTTTGGTTGGGGGATGATTATACGGACTCCtttctgctgttgatgGCGAAAGACATGGCCGATAGGCTATTACCTGCATACCTTACAGAGACGGGCCTCCCGGTGCCGCGTATCAATCTGAAAAAGGGGATACATGGTATACCATGGGAACAGATAACGGAGAATAACATTGCTGGGATGGCTTCGCCAATGCTTGAATTTACACTACTGTCATATCTGACAGGTGATGATAAATACGCACAGGTGACACGCTATGcatttgacaaaatatGGTCCATGAGGTCTAACTTAGATCTGTTACCTTGGTCCATCAATCCGATAGACAAGACATGCTATGTCACAACCACTGGGATTGGTGCCTCCATCGATTCGTTTTACGAATACGCATTGAAGGGTTCTGTTCTGTTTGATGACCCGCAACTGTATCAGATATGGCATCAATCCTCCAATGCATTGAGGATAAATTCGAGGTCGGACTGGTTCTACACGAATGTCAATACGGCCACTGGGTACACTAATATCGAATGGATTGACTCTCTAAGTGCATTTTTCCCTGGGTTGGAGGTATTATCTGGAGATCTCGACGACGCTAGGGATAAACATTTGATGTTTATGAAACTGTGGAACAATTATGGTGGCATTCCTGAACGTTGGACGTTCCAAAGTGGCATAAGCGGGTTAACTATGGGCCCAGAGATGTGTCTACCACTAGAATGGTACCCATTGAGACCTGAATTTATAGAGTCGACCTACTTCCTGTACAGGGCCACAAAGGATCCTTTCTATTTGAATATTGGTTATAAAATTTTGCACGATTTCCAGACACGATTTAAGCAAAGATGTGGGTTTTCTGGTCTCCAGAATATCGCCACTGGTGAGATGCAAGATAGAATGGAGACGTTTGTTATAGGTGAGACATTGAAGTATTTGTACTTACTGTTTGACGAGGATAACGAATTACACAGCACAAGGGACAACGCAATTTTTAGTACGGAGGCTCATCCTGTATGGCTCACTAACGAGGTCAAGCGCAACTACCGGGAAAAGCATTATTTCAACGATTCGTTGTATCTGACTCATTTAGAGAAATGCAAGAGTGGGGAAAGAAACGACATCACAAGAGGGAACAGGAATACAGAGAATAGTTTAGAGTTGGTGTTCAGGAAGGAGGACCCTACTTTGCTTAGAGTTGTACCCACAATCGGCAACTGCCCGAACACTGTAACACACAGGGACAGGGGCATGTCCCTGCCACACTCAAAACTTTTAAGCTCATACAATCGGTTGTTTGAAATAGACCATCGTTACAACGATACACTAATTTCACCTTGGTACCTGCAAAATGAAATAGCTATGGAGTTAGACCCACAATTCTACGAAATGTGGCATGACCCGAGATCCAGCGTGTCGAAACCGTACCCAACGACTCAATCGTTTGACCTTATTTTCGACTACGAGGGCCCCTACGTATCCCCGCAGCGATCCGTTGATGGATCGATCTACCATTTCACCAGTTTCCAAGGACGCCGTAAATTCCGTCTCGAAAGACTGGAGGTGGACAAAATAGACCACTATGGCGGGACACGCTCCGCCCTAAGGTACCTGGAGACCGCAGACACAGTGGATCTACACAGTGGTCGGTGCGGCAACTACGCTGCGTCTCTGTCACCACCGTTCGTGTATCGTGTCACCGTAGTCGATGGGTTCAACGTCCCACCAAATGGCAAGGCGGTACTAAAAAGGAAAGACGTTCTGGACCGGTACAGCGAGAACCAGAATAACGACCCGTTTCCCCAGAACAGCGACCCGCAGCGCATGCTCGGCCTGGGctacaacaagaagggCCAACTATTACTCAATTGCATCCCTCTAGTAAACGTCTACATCCAGtaa
- the RPS4B gene encoding 40S ribosomal protein eS4 (similar to Saccharomyces cerevisiae RPS4B (YHR203C) and RPS4A (YJR145C); ancestral locus Anc_4.382) gives MARGPKKHLKRLAAPNHWLLDKLTGCYAPRPSAGPHKLRESLPLIVFLRNRLKYALNGREVKAILMERHVKVDGKVRTDTTYPAGFMDVITLEATNENFRLVYDVKGRFAVHRITDEEASYKLGKVKKVQLGKRGVPYVVTHDGRTIRYPDPNIKINDTVKIDLASGKIVDYIKFDTGKLVYVTGGRNLGRIGTIIHKERHDGGFDLVHIKDSLDNTFVTRLNNVFIIGETGKPYISLPKGKGIKLTIAEERDRRRAQQGL, from the coding sequence ATGGCTAGAGGACCAAAGAAGCACCTTAAGAGACTAGCAGCTCCAAACCACTGGTTGTTGGACAAGCTGACCGGCTGTTACGCCCCAAGACCTTCTGCCGGTCCACACAAGTTGCGTGAATCTCTACCTTTGATCGTCTTCCTAAGAAACAGATTAAAGTATGCCTTGAACGGTCGTGAAGTCAAGGCCATCCTGATGGAAAGACACGTCAAAGTGGACGGTAAAGTCAGAACTGACACCACCTACCCAGCTGGGTTCATGGATGTCATCACTCTAGAAGCCACCAACGAGAACTTCAGATTGGTCTACGACGTCAAGGGTAGATTTGCCGTCCACAGAATCACCGACGAGGAGGCTTCTTACAAGCTAGGTAAGGTCAAGAAGGTCCAACTAGGTAAGAGAGGTGTTCCATACGTTGTTACCCACGACGGTAGAACCATCAGATACCCAGACCCAAACATCAAGATTAACGACACCGTTAAGATTGACTTGGCCTCTGGTAAGATCGTCGACTACATCAAGTTCGACACCGGTAAGCTAGTTTACGTCACCGGTGGTCGTAACTTGGGTCGTATCGGTACCATCATTCACAAGGAAAGACACGACGGTGGTTTCGACTTGGTCCACATCAAGGACTCTCTAGACAACACCTTCGTCACCAGATTGAACAACGTTTTCATCATCGGTGAAACCGGTAAGCCATACATCTCCTTGCCAAAGGGTAAGGGTATCAAGTTGACCATTGCTGAAGAACGTgacagaagaagagctCAACAAGGTTTGTAA